Proteins encoded together in one Wolbachia endosymbiont of Menacanthus eurysternus window:
- the purM gene encoding phosphoribosylformylglycinamidine cyclo-ligase produces the protein MNNTYIKSGVNLSLYQKLIRNINVIIKKAKKKEEVLSEENLFSALFDFSEISKKYDYPILVSSTDGVGTKLLIAQEINKHDTIGIDLVAMCVNDLLAQGAVPLFFLDYFATGILNKNVLLSVIQGIVEGCKQANIVLVGGETAEMPGMYSNNRYDLAGFVVGVVDKNKILPRKNIMKKGDYIVGLESNGIHSNGFSLVRYIFKSLGISYNDLSPWNNKTWGEILLEPTKIYSSSLLSNIISQVKGIAHITGGGLINNISRIIPENLFVDINISSWEWSDIFLWLLKNGKVNRNEMLKTFNCGIGMVLIVDPENLQRVGNYFEKNGEKVRFIGNLNSKDNKK, from the coding sequence ATGAATAATACTTATATTAAATCAGGAGTAAATCTTAGTTTATATCAAAAATTAATAAGAAATATTAATGTTATAATTAAAAAAGCCAAAAAAAAGGAAGAGGTTCTTAGTGAGGAGAATTTGTTTTCAGCTTTGTTTGATTTTTCTGAAATTAGTAAAAAATATGATTATCCGATACTAGTTTCATCAACTGATGGAGTAGGTACAAAATTATTGATAGCTCAGGAAATAAATAAACATGATACTATAGGTATAGATTTAGTTGCAATGTGTGTAAATGATTTACTTGCACAAGGAGCAGTACCTTTATTTTTTCTTGATTATTTTGCAACAGGTATTTTGAATAAAAATGTTTTATTATCTGTAATCCAAGGTATTGTGGAAGGGTGTAAACAAGCTAATATAGTATTAGTTGGTGGAGAGACTGCAGAAATGCCTGGAATGTATAGCAATAATCGTTATGATCTTGCAGGATTTGTAGTTGGAGTTGTTGATAAGAATAAAATTCTTCCGAGAAAAAATATTATGAAAAAAGGTGATTATATAGTTGGTCTAGAATCAAATGGGATTCATTCGAATGGGTTTTCGTTAGTAAGGTATATTTTTAAAAGTTTGGGTATAAGTTATAACGATTTATCTCCTTGGAACAATAAAACTTGGGGTGAAATATTACTTGAGCCAACAAAAATATATTCTAGTTCTTTGCTATCTAATATTATTTCACAAGTGAAAGGTATTGCGCATATTACAGGTGGTGGCTTAATAAATAATATTTCAAGAATTATTCCAGAGAATTTATTTGTTGATATAAACATTAGTTCTTGGGAGTGGTCAGATATATTTTTATGGCTATTAAAAAATGGTAAAGTAAATAGAAATGAAATGTTAAAGACTTTTAATTGTGGCATTGGCATGGTTTTAATTGTAGATCCTGAAAATTTACAGCGTGTAGGGAATTATTTTGAGAAAAATGGGGAAAAAGTCAGGTTTATAGGAAATCTTAATAGTAAGGATAATAAGAAGTAA
- a CDS encoding phosphoribosylaminoimidazolesuccinocarboxamide synthase yields MISNRIIHEGKTKSIIKTKDQLIAIQYFKDNITAFNKKKYGIIKNKGIINNYISAFIMKKLKETGINTHFIKIMDKRKQLIKKLIIIPLEIVIRNTAAGSFCKRFNIKEGEKLTSPIIEIFYKNDNLNDPMINENHILYFGWLSNEEIKKIKTLTLKINKILVNLFLNAKINLIDLKLEFGRLINNKTEIILADEISPDNCRLWDSNTNKKLDKDIFRLNLGDIKKTYLEVAKRLSIKLNLT; encoded by the coding sequence ATGATTTCAAACAGAATAATACACGAAGGCAAAACTAAATCTATCATTAAAACTAAAGACCAACTTATTGCTATACAATATTTTAAAGATAATATCACAGCATTTAATAAAAAAAAATATGGAATTATTAAAAATAAAGGAATAATTAACAATTACATCAGTGCTTTTATAATGAAAAAGCTTAAGGAAACTGGAATAAATACACATTTTATAAAAATCATGGATAAAAGAAAACAATTAATCAAAAAATTAATAATTATACCTCTCGAAATAGTAATAAGAAACACTGCAGCTGGTAGTTTCTGTAAACGTTTTAATATAAAAGAAGGTGAAAAACTCACATCTCCTATAATCGAAATCTTCTATAAAAATGATAATTTAAATGATCCAATGATAAACGAAAACCATATATTATACTTTGGTTGGTTATCTAATGAAGAAATTAAAAAAATTAAAACTTTAACCTTAAAAATCAATAAAATTCTAGTTAACTTATTCTTAAATGCAAAAATAAATCTAATCGATTTAAAATTAGAATTTGGTAGGTTAATAAATAATAAAACAGAAATTATCTTAGCTGACGAAATTAGTCCGGACAACTGCAGATTATGGGACAGTAATACTAATAAAAAACTCGATAAAGATATTTTTCGTTTAAATTTAGGAGATATAAAAAAAACATACTTAGAAGTTGCAAAAAGACTATCAATTAAGTTAAATTTAACTTAA
- the trmD gene encoding tRNA (guanosine(37)-N1)-methyltransferase TrmD yields the protein MFSVAILTIFPEMFPGFLGCSLAGKALKKRIWGLEIIDIRSFAKDKHLTVDDVSYGGGMVGMVMRPDIVGDAIDSTLFANKDTIFIYMTPSGVVFNQSIAKELIKFTHITILCGRFEGVDQRIVDEYNPYELSIGDYVLSGGEPAAMVVLDACIRLLPGVVGDFNNVIEESFSYCGGILEYPQYTRPQQWRGRRVPEVLLSGDHKKICDWRMWSSRTVTKKRRPDLLKFEM from the coding sequence ATGTTTAGTGTTGCGATATTGACTATATTTCCAGAGATGTTTCCTGGTTTTTTGGGTTGTTCACTTGCTGGAAAAGCGTTAAAAAAAAGAATATGGGGTCTTGAAATTATAGATATTCGTTCTTTTGCTAAGGATAAGCATTTAACAGTGGATGATGTATCGTATGGAGGTGGAATGGTTGGAATGGTTATGCGTCCTGATATTGTTGGTGATGCAATAGATAGTACGTTATTTGCAAATAAGGATACTATATTTATTTATATGACTCCATCTGGAGTAGTTTTTAATCAGAGTATTGCGAAAGAGTTAATAAAATTTACTCATATAACAATATTATGTGGAAGGTTTGAAGGTGTTGACCAAAGGATAGTTGATGAGTATAATCCTTATGAGTTGAGTATTGGAGATTATGTGCTTTCTGGTGGTGAACCAGCTGCGATGGTAGTTCTTGATGCATGTATTAGGCTTCTTCCTGGGGTAGTAGGTGATTTTAATAACGTTATTGAGGAGAGTTTTAGTTATTGTGGTGGTATACTCGAATATCCTCAATATACTAGGCCTCAGCAGTGGAGGGGGCGTAGGGTGCCTGAAGTTTTATTATCCGGTGATCATAAAAAAATATGTGATTGGAGAATGTGGAGTTCTAGAACTGTAACGAAAAAACGCAGACCTGATTTGTTAAAATTTGAGATGTAA
- the rplS gene encoding 50S ribosomal protein L19, which produces MVNLLEKFNKKQMELLVKELPEFFSGDDLRVIFKIIEGDSERIQVFEGVCISRRNRGLHSSFMVRKVSYGESIVSQFFIYSPVLVSVQVVRRGKARRAKLYYLCKLFGKSARIREFISYKRNKVE; this is translated from the coding sequence ATGGTGAATCTGCTTGAAAAGTTTAATAAGAAACAAATGGAATTATTAGTAAAAGAATTGCCGGAGTTTTTTTCCGGTGATGATCTTAGAGTGATTTTTAAAATCATCGAAGGTGATAGTGAACGTATTCAGGTATTTGAGGGTGTATGCATATCGAGGAGAAACCGTGGGTTACATTCTTCTTTTATGGTTAGAAAAGTAAGCTATGGGGAGAGTATTGTGTCACAGTTTTTTATTTATTCTCCTGTGTTAGTTTCTGTACAAGTTGTGAGAAGAGGAAAAGCTCGTAGAGCTAAGTTGTATTATTTGTGTAAACTATTTGGGAAATCTGCAAGAATAAGAGAGTTTATTTCTTATAAAAGAAATAAAGTTGAATAG
- the pstA gene encoding phosphate ABC transporter permease PstA, translating into MKRKNRRNRMLHFCSFIALVVSLGCPICILLSILVNSYSALTVTKILLPIEVTDNFALVNSSSELRHKFIDLLNNSLLRVFEGSSFRREDEILSRNSYKELEIFFFEKMKYGGKYEIWFTASSIVNSINKGRCFNYHYNELLNWLKEKGRVKKFFNKSLFFKSDSHEPENAGILGAFVGSLMMIIICLVFALPVGIISGIYLYEFMPRNGITSFVEASINNLIAVPSIIFGVVGLTLYLGMFGLPRSSSLVGGMTLSFMMLPNIIIITKSALANVPIAIKDAAFALGATHIKVVLDHSLPIALPRIIHGTVIVVARILGESSPLLMIGMVAFIADTPISFFDPATALPVQIYIWSSSPDIAFIELAAVAIIVLLIMLFILNIVANFVKRKFEFFNF; encoded by the coding sequence ATGAAAAGGAAGAATAGAAGAAATAGAATGTTACATTTCTGTTCTTTTATAGCGTTAGTTGTTTCGTTAGGTTGTCCTATATGTATATTGTTAAGTATATTAGTTAATTCATATAGTGCATTAACAGTAACGAAAATTTTGTTACCAATTGAAGTAACAGATAATTTCGCTTTGGTAAATAGTTCTAGCGAACTACGACATAAGTTTATTGATTTGCTTAATAATTCTTTACTTAGGGTTTTTGAAGGTTCTTCTTTTAGGAGAGAAGATGAGATTTTAAGTCGTAATTCTTATAAGGAGTTAGAAATTTTTTTTTTCGAGAAAATGAAGTATGGTGGTAAATATGAGATTTGGTTTACTGCTTCAAGTATAGTTAATTCAATAAATAAGGGTAGATGTTTTAATTATCATTACAATGAATTGCTTAATTGGTTAAAAGAAAAAGGAAGAGTAAAAAAGTTTTTCAATAAGTCTTTATTTTTTAAGTCTGATTCTCATGAACCTGAAAATGCAGGAATTTTGGGAGCGTTTGTTGGATCATTAATGATGATTATCATATGTTTAGTTTTTGCATTACCAGTGGGAATTATATCGGGTATTTATCTTTATGAGTTTATGCCGAGGAATGGCATAACTAGTTTTGTAGAGGCTAGTATAAATAATCTTATTGCTGTACCTTCGATAATATTTGGTGTAGTGGGTTTAACTCTTTATCTCGGTATGTTCGGTTTGCCTCGTTCTTCGTCTCTTGTTGGTGGAATGACTCTTTCGTTTATGATGTTGCCTAATATTATAATTATAACAAAGAGTGCTCTTGCAAATGTTCCTATTGCAATAAAAGATGCAGCTTTTGCACTTGGGGCTACTCATATTAAAGTAGTACTGGATCATTCGTTGCCGATTGCATTACCTAGAATAATACATGGAACTGTTATTGTAGTTGCGAGAATTTTGGGTGAATCATCTCCTTTACTTATGATAGGTATGGTTGCATTTATAGCTGATACACCGATATCATTTTTTGATCCAGCAACAGCCTTACCGGTACAGATATATATATGGTCAAGTAGTCCTGATATTGCATTTATTGAACTCGCTGCAGTTGCAATTATAGTTTTATTAATAATGTTATTTATTTTAAATATAGTAGCAAATTTCGTAAAAAGAAAATTTGAATTTTTTAATTTTTAG
- a CDS encoding phosphoribosylformylglycinamidine synthase subunit PurQ, with product MKIIVLFGYGLNCEKETAFAFEECARKIGITNIEVKIIHINDVIDNPCELKSSNILAIPGGFSYGDDTGAGNAFALRIKNNLLDQFQDFLLRDKLVIGICNGCQILVRLIPEFSSLALICNDVGSYQCRWIRVRVNQKSNSVWLQNLNELYLPVAHGEGKFFMDQGVLDQLIENNSVVLRYLNEEGNYANLEFPYNPSGSIYDIAALSSKSGRVLVLMPHPERGIFFTQQYNWTFEKEKCKRLGIAIPKYGDGIFIFENALRYFM from the coding sequence GTGAAAATTATTGTTTTATTTGGTTATGGTTTAAATTGCGAGAAAGAAACTGCATTTGCGTTTGAAGAATGCGCTAGAAAGATTGGTATTACTAATATAGAGGTAAAGATTATTCATATTAATGATGTTATAGATAATCCGTGTGAATTAAAATCGAGCAATATATTGGCAATTCCAGGAGGTTTTTCTTATGGGGATGATACTGGTGCAGGTAATGCATTTGCTTTACGTATTAAAAATAACTTGTTAGATCAGTTTCAAGATTTTTTATTACGAGATAAGCTTGTTATAGGAATATGTAATGGTTGTCAGATTTTGGTGAGATTGATTCCAGAGTTTTCTAGTTTAGCTTTAATATGTAATGATGTAGGTAGCTATCAATGTCGTTGGATCAGAGTAAGGGTTAATCAAAAAAGTAATTCTGTTTGGTTACAGAATTTAAATGAGTTGTATCTTCCAGTTGCTCACGGGGAAGGTAAGTTTTTTATGGATCAGGGTGTTTTAGATCAATTAATTGAGAATAATTCTGTTGTGCTTCGTTATCTTAACGAAGAGGGTAATTATGCTAATTTGGAGTTTCCTTATAATCCAAGTGGATCTATATATGATATAGCAGCTTTGTCTAGTAAAAGTGGTAGAGTATTAGTTTTGATGCCTCATCCAGAGAGAGGAATATTTTTCACTCAACAGTATAATTGGACTTTTGAAAAAGAAAAATGTAAGCGTTTAGGTATTGCTATACCGAAATATGGAGATGGAATATTTATATTTGAAAATGCATTGAGATATTTTATGTAA
- the trpS gene encoding tryptophan--tRNA ligase codes for MHNIIFSGAQPTATLHLGNYLGAIKQWINLQNKYRSLFCIVDLHAITYNKLPANELKNNILKTAAAYIACGIDPEKSIIFNQSAVSNHTELCWILGCYTPVNWLNRMIQFKNKTDNNNRKAFLGLYSYPILMAADILLYQAKYVPVGGDQKQHLELTRDIAFTFNNHYKLNHFVIPEIMILNHASKIMSLKDGTSKMSKSDPSEYSRINLDDADDLIIKKIKKAKTDSMLGFDFTTLKLRPEINNLINIYSLLSNFDKKKVCEEIDKYNMKLFKKELADLIISIISPIREKMNNLLKNQLYLHEILKRGAEKASEIANHNIKKIKNTIGFM; via the coding sequence ATGCATAACATTATTTTCTCAGGCGCCCAACCAACTGCGACATTACACTTAGGTAACTATCTTGGTGCAATCAAACAATGGATAAACCTACAAAATAAATACAGATCCCTTTTTTGCATTGTTGACTTACATGCAATTACATATAACAAACTTCCAGCTAACGAATTAAAAAACAACATTCTTAAAACAGCAGCTGCTTATATTGCATGCGGAATAGATCCAGAAAAATCTATTATTTTTAATCAATCTGCAGTCAGTAATCATACAGAGCTATGCTGGATACTTGGATGTTACACTCCAGTTAATTGGTTGAATCGTATGATCCAATTTAAAAATAAAACTGATAATAATAACCGAAAAGCTTTTCTAGGATTATATAGCTACCCAATCCTCATGGCTGCAGATATATTACTATATCAAGCTAAATATGTTCCTGTTGGAGGTGATCAAAAACAACATTTAGAGCTCACACGTGATATTGCTTTCACATTCAATAATCATTATAAATTAAATCATTTTGTAATACCTGAAATAATGATCTTAAATCATGCATCAAAAATAATGAGTTTAAAAGATGGTACAAGTAAAATGAGTAAATCTGATCCTTCAGAATATTCACGTATTAATCTTGACGATGCTGATGATTTAATTATTAAAAAAATAAAAAAAGCAAAAACAGACTCAATGTTAGGATTTGATTTTACTACTTTAAAACTTCGTCCAGAAATAAATAATTTAATAAATATCTATTCATTACTAAGTAATTTTGATAAAAAAAAAGTATGCGAAGAAATCGATAAATATAATATGAAACTCTTCAAAAAAGAATTAGCCGACTTAATTATTAGCATAATATCACCAATACGCGAAAAAATGAATAATCTTTTAAAAAACCAACTCTATTTACATGAAATATTAAAAAGGGGCGCAGAAAAAGCATCAGAAATCGCAAACCACAATATAAAAAAAATAAAAAACACCATAGGATTTATGTAG
- a CDS encoding nucleotide exchange factor GrpE, whose amino-acid sequence MSDNNKDKEKNEEFTDASNKQKNENQQNDNAKINNDLNESLNSLKERATQLEDHLRRAVADNENVKRIMQKQINDASNYAITKFARDMIDSCDNLKRVMENLKDNDPVHEGIKVAYQKIINDLKKHGIEEINPIGEFFDSNLHQAVIEKENNEKETGTIIEVLQTGFTIKNRLLRPAMVVLSKKSTNS is encoded by the coding sequence ATGTCAGATAATAATAAAGATAAAGAAAAAAACGAAGAGTTCACTGATGCATCAAACAAACAAAAAAATGAAAACCAACAAAATGATAATGCCAAAATAAACAATGATCTTAACGAGAGTCTTAACTCCTTAAAAGAACGCGCAACCCAACTCGAGGATCATTTACGTCGCGCTGTTGCAGACAATGAAAATGTTAAACGTATAATGCAAAAACAAATCAATGATGCGAGTAACTATGCAATTACAAAATTTGCACGTGATATGATTGACTCATGTGACAACTTAAAAAGAGTAATGGAAAATTTAAAAGACAATGATCCTGTTCATGAGGGAATCAAAGTAGCTTATCAAAAAATTATAAATGATCTAAAAAAACACGGAATAGAAGAAATAAACCCAATAGGAGAATTCTTTGATAGTAATTTACATCAAGCAGTTATAGAAAAAGAAAATAATGAAAAAGAAACCGGTACTATTATAGAAGTTTTACAAACAGGTTTTACCATAAAAAATAGACTACTTCGCCCTGCTATGGTTGTTCTTTCAAAAAAATCTACTAATTCATAA
- a CDS encoding polyprenyl synthetase family protein — protein MLHISLINSSNKLDDIISSDLSIMKDFIFKSINNEGIELITDVVSHLIGSGGKKIRPKFVFILCKMLNYFGEDRIKVAASVEFIHNATLLHDDVLDEGEARHGIKTANKIWGNKSSILVGDLLLTLAFKWLIECKNLNVLSVLSKASHLLVTGEIKQMKTHFNPNTIRKNYFNIIKKKTASLFSACCEAASIISGATNYKTKKLKNFGFNFGMAFQIIDDILDYISNQNTYGKQIGKDFSEGKITLPAIIAYEKGNLTEQKFWEKCFSSTERNFDRALHYIIHHNAIELSIENAKHYINIALDNINIFSDSPYKTALTDFLKKSIKRQA, from the coding sequence ATGTTGCACATCAGTTTAATAAACAGTAGTAACAAACTGGATGATATTATATCTTCTGACTTATCAATCATGAAAGATTTTATCTTTAAAAGTATTAATAATGAAGGTATCGAACTTATTACTGACGTTGTATCCCATCTCATAGGATCAGGCGGAAAAAAAATAAGACCTAAATTTGTTTTTATATTATGTAAAATGCTAAATTATTTTGGAGAAGATAGAATTAAAGTTGCTGCATCGGTAGAGTTCATACATAATGCTACCTTACTTCATGATGACGTATTAGATGAAGGCGAAGCACGACATGGAATTAAAACTGCAAATAAAATTTGGGGAAATAAGTCCAGTATTCTAGTTGGCGATCTATTACTAACTTTAGCATTTAAATGGCTTATAGAATGTAAAAATTTAAACGTCCTTTCTGTTCTATCTAAAGCATCACACCTACTCGTAACAGGTGAAATAAAACAAATGAAAACACACTTTAATCCTAATACTATTAGAAAAAATTATTTCAATATTATCAAAAAAAAAACAGCATCTTTATTTTCTGCATGCTGCGAAGCAGCCTCTATAATATCCGGTGCTACAAACTATAAAACAAAAAAATTAAAAAATTTTGGCTTTAACTTTGGCATGGCATTTCAAATAATTGATGACATACTTGACTATATTTCTAACCAAAACACCTATGGAAAACAAATTGGAAAAGACTTTTCTGAGGGCAAAATAACTCTACCTGCTATCATAGCATATGAAAAAGGAAACCTAACAGAACAAAAATTTTGGGAAAAATGCTTCTCTTCTACTGAACGTAATTTTGATCGGGCACTACACTACATTATCCATCATAATGCCATCGAACTCTCCATAGAAAATGCAAAACATTACATTAATATAGCATTAGATAATATTAATATTTTTTCTGATTCTCCCTATAAAACTGCTTTAACTGATTTCTTAAAAAAAAGCATAAAAAGACAAGCTTAG
- the rpsP gene encoding 30S ribosomal protein S16 has protein sequence MTVKVRLARFGKKKHPFYRIVIANSLAPRNGRFIERIGQYNPMLPKHDKNYVVIKIDRLKHWLDLGAQPTKRVLWFIKNDIISLETKKYEKTKKQ, from the coding sequence ATGACGGTTAAAGTAAGATTAGCAAGATTTGGTAAAAAAAAACATCCTTTTTATAGGATAGTCATAGCTAATTCTCTTGCACCAAGAAATGGACGTTTTATTGAAAGAATAGGACAATACAATCCAATGTTACCAAAACATGACAAAAATTATGTTGTAATAAAAATTGATAGATTAAAACACTGGTTGGATTTAGGTGCACAACCAACCAAAAGAGTGCTATGGTTTATCAAAAATGATATAATTTCTCTTGAAACGAAAAAATACGAAAAAACAAAAAAACAATAA
- a CDS encoding UbiX family flavin prenyltransferase — MNKRIVIGISGASGSIYGVRVLEALRDAGYETHLVISRAGRITLTHEVIEKFEDVISLASFYYSEEEVGEKIASGSFETSGMIVAPCSMKTMSEIASGVTSNLLTRAADVTLKERRKLVLMVRESQFHLGHLKNMLKLTKMGAIIAPPVPAFYIKPKSIEDIINHSIGKVLGLFKIEFSPFREWQGV; from the coding sequence GTGAATAAGAGAATTGTAATTGGAATAAGTGGAGCATCTGGTTCTATTTATGGTGTACGTGTTTTAGAGGCATTAAGAGATGCAGGATACGAAACTCATCTGGTGATAAGTCGAGCTGGAAGAATTACTTTAACTCATGAAGTTATAGAAAAGTTTGAAGATGTTATATCACTTGCGAGTTTTTATTACTCCGAGGAAGAAGTAGGAGAAAAAATAGCAAGTGGTTCATTTGAAACTTCGGGAATGATTGTTGCTCCATGTTCCATGAAAACAATGTCTGAAATTGCGTCTGGTGTAACATCTAATTTATTAACAAGGGCCGCAGATGTTACTTTAAAAGAAAGAAGAAAATTGGTTTTGATGGTACGCGAATCACAATTTCACCTTGGTCATTTAAAGAATATGTTAAAATTAACAAAAATGGGAGCAATAATTGCCCCCCCAGTGCCAGCTTTTTATATTAAACCGAAATCTATAGAAGATATTATAAATCATTCTATTGGAAAAGTGTTGGGTTTGTTTAAAATAGAATTTTCTCCCTTTAGGGAGTGGCAAGGGGTATAG
- the folD gene encoding bifunctional methylenetetrahydrofolate dehydrogenase/methenyltetrahydrofolate cyclohydrolase FolD — MSIIIDGRKIANDLCKKLSQKVDNLKDKYNIFPCLKVILVGDNPVSKVYVYNKQKRAESVGISSETIILPSNTSEDELITKISELNEDLFVHGILVQLPLPRHIEVSRVLNSIKVEKDVDGFHDENVGRLIKGEKNCFIPCTPSGSLHLIKLVESNLSGKNAVVIGRSNIVGKPMFHLLLQENCTVTVLHSKSKDLVEHSSKADILVVAVGKSNFIKKDWVKDGAIVIDVGININDRGFTGDVDFNAVREKVKAITPVPGGVGPMTVVFLMKNTFIATCIQNKISVFNFRW, encoded by the coding sequence ATGTCAATTATCATTGATGGTAGGAAAATAGCAAATGATTTATGTAAGAAGTTATCACAGAAAGTAGATAATTTGAAGGATAAATATAATATTTTTCCTTGTTTAAAAGTAATTCTTGTTGGCGATAATCCAGTAAGTAAGGTTTATGTTTATAATAAACAAAAAAGAGCAGAATCAGTAGGTATAAGTTCCGAGACTATTATTTTACCTTCTAATACTTCAGAAGATGAGTTAATCACGAAAATTAGTGAGTTGAATGAAGATTTGTTTGTGCATGGAATTTTGGTACAATTACCTTTGCCTAGACATATTGAAGTAAGTAGAGTATTAAATTCAATAAAAGTTGAAAAAGATGTAGATGGTTTTCATGATGAGAATGTTGGTAGGTTAATTAAGGGTGAAAAAAATTGCTTTATACCATGTACCCCTAGTGGTTCTTTGCATTTAATTAAATTAGTTGAAAGTAATCTTTCAGGTAAAAATGCAGTTGTTATTGGAAGATCAAATATTGTAGGTAAACCAATGTTCCATTTATTGTTGCAAGAAAATTGCACTGTTACTGTTTTACATTCAAAAAGCAAAGATTTAGTAGAACATTCTTCTAAAGCAGATATATTGGTTGTAGCGGTTGGAAAATCAAATTTTATTAAAAAAGACTGGGTAAAGGATGGTGCAATAGTGATTGATGTTGGTATTAATATAAATGATCGTGGATTTACAGGTGATGTTGATTTTAACGCAGTAAGAGAGAAAGTTAAAGCTATTACTCCTGTACCAGGAGGTGTTGGCCCAATGACGGTTGTATTTTTAATGAAAAATACTTTTATTGCTACTTGTATACAAAATAAAATTAGTGTTTTTAATTTTAGGTGGTAG
- a CDS encoding polysaccharide deacetylase family protein, with amino-acid sequence MKNTGLKKWVVMIFIFLYPTTIVFSSCNFNLSYRGLSCDLDLSYKNLNDIKKLLNKNDKFVALTFDDGPSNNKISDIFSILEKYKIKVTFFLLGKYINENTSKILRIIHGAGHELGNHSWSHRKLIFLSRKEQLQELEKTSMKIKNITKQNVKWFRPPYGCYNDSLIENINLLDMHSILWTVDSLDWRGDEPEVLIERVVNNMHNGAIVLFHDHNNKSNTIKALPQIIKILKKLGYKFVTLSEWEDKVCDVMRTKNILNKNTQS; translated from the coding sequence GTGAAAAATACAGGTTTAAAGAAATGGGTAGTAATGATTTTTATTTTTTTATATCCGACTACGATTGTTTTTAGTAGTTGTAATTTTAATTTATCGTATCGTGGACTTAGTTGCGATTTAGATTTATCGTATAAGAATCTGAATGATATAAAGAAGTTATTGAATAAAAATGATAAATTTGTTGCGCTTACATTTGATGATGGACCGTCTAACAATAAGATAAGTGATATTTTTTCTATTTTAGAAAAATATAAAATAAAAGTAACATTTTTTCTTCTTGGCAAATATATAAATGAGAATACATCTAAGATATTGAGAATAATTCATGGTGCAGGCCATGAGTTAGGTAATCATTCTTGGTCGCATAGGAAATTAATATTTCTTTCGAGAAAAGAGCAATTACAGGAATTAGAGAAAACAAGCATGAAAATTAAGAATATAACAAAACAGAATGTAAAATGGTTTCGTCCACCGTATGGATGCTATAATGATAGTTTAATTGAAAATATTAATTTGTTGGACATGCACTCCATATTATGGACGGTTGATTCTTTGGATTGGAGAGGTGATGAACCGGAAGTTTTAATTGAAAGAGTTGTGAATAATATGCATAATGGGGCGATCGTATTATTTCATGATCATAATAATAAATCAAATACTATTAAGGCCTTACCTCAAATTATTAAGATTTTAAAGAAATTGGGCTATAAGTTTGTCACTTTAAGTGAGTGGGAAGATAAAGTTTGTGATGTAATGAGAACTAAGAATATTTTAAATAAAAATACACAATCTTAG